In Fragaria vesca subsp. vesca linkage group LG5, FraVesHawaii_1.0, whole genome shotgun sequence, the genomic stretch TGCTACTCACCTATTGTAGAAAAAAATGATTTGTCTCCCCATTCAGCAACAAAAACTAAAGCAAAAGTGCTAATGACTGTGCTAGCAGCAGCTAGTATTCCAGCACCATTCCCTGTAAACTCTGAAACAGCTAGCTCTGCCTGATTCAGAATGCATATGTGATAGTTAGATAACTCTTACAAAGAAAATTTTCTGTAGAAGGACAAGAAGATAGATTTATTTTTTAAAACAATCAGTCTTGAAATATGCGTGGCAGGTTGTGTCTGAAGAAAGCATGCAACATTACCTCCCTCTGTTCATCTTCTGCTTTACCATCACTTGAGGCGGCATCTCGCAAGGTTGAAACCCCAAAATAAACCTAAATATAACCAAGATTGGTGGTTATTCCTGAAAGTTTACTGTTGATGGTTTTGCCATCGGAGGGTAATGGATGTTTCCAAGTAAAAAATTGTTAATAATAGTTACCAAAAGTAAAGCTGCAGCAATATCATCAATGGGTAAATCAGTGTCGCCAAACCTGTGGTAAAAGACCATATACATAAGAAATCATAAGTATGATGTACAAAATGGGTAGAAAGATCTAACTGCTGTTTGACATAGCCTCAGAGACCCAAGCTTTGTATGGACAATGGCAACATAGGTTTAAGAAAAAGGAACACAAGCATAAATGTATGGATATCATTGGATAATTGCCTGCCAAAATATTTCAACCAAGCATATACATCTCTCATCTGTTCAACTTGTTTTGATTATAAGAAAAGATAAATGATGTTCTGTAGCTAAGGTATAATGTAAAAAAAATTGAACATTGTTGGTACACAAACACTTAACAGCATGTTCACAAAAAAGTCGAACAACAGATAACCAGATTACTCAACTTAATAAATTTATTTAGCACAGCAGGATATCCCCGATCCTTAGAGACAGAAATCTCAAGTACCTGAATGGTAGGATTTCATCAACGTAGTGAAAAGTTCTCCCAAGACCAACAGATATGACGGTCATTGCCCTGTAAGATAATAGTTCTAAGATTTAAGGAAAGGGTGCAACTGCAAAATCAATAGTATTGGTCTTTCAGGATAATGTAAATCACTTTTGAAGTATGTGTAGTTTGTTTGGGTTATAATGGCCCTACAAACTTCATAACCAGAATATTGTTTGGCCCAAAACATGATTGTGACATTGACGATTTTGAGTTATCTTAGCTCTATTAACTAAATGAAACATATATAGATACTGTTTAGTTATCAGGGGAAAAAAGACAACAAAATAGTAGTAATCATTCACAAAAACAATTGTTTCACCATGCACAAACAGATAACATACGCAAGTGCACTAAAAGTCCCAGCAAAAACAACAGCAGCAGAATTCCTAGCTGCTAAAAGTGCCTGCAGAAAACAGAGAAGCCAAGATTATGAGTGGTTAAAGCATTCTAAATGCTTGAAGCCTTATCATATACTTATGTATCAAATATGAGAATTATGTGGAACTAGCTTGCTCTTAAGTCAATTCCTCTTTACTGCTACCCTTTTCACAGGACCAGGACAAAATACCTTCAAGTCAATTGACATACAATTGGCATATAAATAAAGATGAAGCAACTTCTTATGGGTACATATTCAGTTTGGTCAGGTAGAGATGTAGTATTGCAGACAAAGAGTTTCCCTTGATAAACAGTTGCCAGAACTCATGGTAAACTGACATATGCAGTTCGAAAACAGACTTTGTACTTAGATGAACATAGACAAAGCACATATGCATAATCCTCCTGTTCACCCATCAGTATAAACTATTTACAGAACTTTGGTAATTTAGTACAATTGGAGAATGGATAGTTTTAGTCTTACCGCAATAAAGAAGGTCTTGTCCCCTAGTTCTGAGAAAAAAATCAGCAAGAAGGCCTGAAACAGGAAGGAACACAATCATATAATTATTTGTCAGAGGTGCATGTTGCATAATTGTTAGACAGTGTGTGATAGATAAAAGAAAATGTTCATCCTAGGAATTATCATTAACTAAAAGGTTAACGTTCCCCAGAGTAATACATGCTCTCTATTTCAAGACTGATTTGTTAACTAGATATCAGGCTTCACTTACAACAACAAAAATTCCAGGTTACAGAAGTTAGAGGGAGATTTTCCTAACTGAAGCAAAACCTGTGCTTATATCGCCAAGGTCCTCCAGAAACGGAACTGACTGCAACACACTAGCAAGATCAGGAAGAGCAAGTGCCGGCTCTGAGCCTTGGAGCGTAAGAAACCCAAATAGCAGCATAGCCTTCCACAAATGAGTGGACATAGGTGCTTCATCTAAAGCAACAGAATCATCCACGGTACCCGTTGGTCCTCTGATCACCCTGCATCTCTTGGAATTACCCTCGCGGAGCTCCTGAGTCAAAATTAACAATCCTAATTAATGAATGTCGCATACAATCCGTAAAGTTCACTAAAATTTATGCTTGAAAGAAACACAGAAAAGTTGTCAGTTCTTTTGAACTTCTAAATAAGATTAAGATCATTACAATGCCATCCAAATTATCAGAAGCTTGTAAAATGCGACCGAACCATTCATCACATTTGTTTGCAAACCTCATACTTGAATACCTGAAACACAAGAATCCTTCTTTCAGTCCCCATTTCATATGCTTCTTTCTAACCCCTTCTCCAAAATTTTCCATAATAACTACATATAATTCAATCCTTGTTGCATATATTAGTCAGAACCAAACTCACAACTTAATCATTTCCCAAAATCACAAACAAATGCAAAGTGACCATAGTTACTTGGCTAGCACATCACCATTTCCTAAAATCCAACAACATCAACAAGCTCATCAATCTTCTTAGACCAAAAATGAGATGGGGACTTCATCAAAAGTCTCACCTTGATGAAACAATACATGGGTTTTGAAGATATTGCTTCTTAGACCGAACCTTGAATGACTGCAAATAGCAAGAAGAACACAATGGCTTATTGGGTGGCTTAAACGGTGAATGTGCACCCAAAACGCTCTCTGAGAGCGTCAGGCTTCTCATTTTGTCACCCTATCTCTCAAAGCTTTGGCCTTTTTGAGGTTTTGGAGCTCTGGAAATTATAAAGACTGAAACTTTTTGATAGATTCATAGATAAGCAATAAGAGGAGGGAAGCTCACCCCTTACCATTTCATCTACTTCCCCAAAATTACATCTTTACCTCTCTATTTCCCCCAAATTCCAAACCCACCCCAAAACGACATGTCGTTGTTCTATTGATCAATATACTTGGCTCTCTCCTCTCCACCGTCTCAATTGAAAAGCCTGAAGACCCTGAACCCAGTGAGCTCCAGCGATTCCAAAATGAACAGGTAAAACGCGGCGTTTCAATTGAGGCTAGGGCACAAATTTGGTCTAAAGTTTACACCTTTTCTGTTTGTTCTTGCTTATTTGATATTGGGTTATGCAAATTGAAGCTCTGTTTTTTCAGTGATTGAATAGAAAATTGAAGTTTACATTCATACATTGTGGTTTGTTCTGATGCGAGTGTTTGGTTGTTATAGCTTGATCAGAAGAAAGCTCGTCGAAAATGGATACAGATTGAAAGTTCCACACAAGGGTTTCTGTACTGGTGCAGCTGCTAGAGTTTCCAGCTCCAATGGTGCCCCACCAAGCAATGTACACCCTTTGTTTATTTCTCTTATAAAATGTGTAGCTTGTGTTTTTGGCTGTCGATTTTTCGTTTCATTAGTAACTTGCATGAATTGTAACATTGTTTCATGGTTGGGGATTTGATGATACTTGTTAAAATGCAGGATCATGTGGGGCAGCAGAAATCTTCAGATAGAGGCGAACCGTATGACGTTGCTATTGTTGGAGGTGGCATGGTTGGGATGGCCTTCGCTTGTTCTTTGGGTAGGTACTCATTTCTGTATGTTGGTTGGTTTTCGAGTGTTGTATAGGTTACTGTGTTAGATATGGTGGAGAAGTTGTTTCGCTTATGTAGTTGTATTTATGAGGGATATCATCTTACGACTTCTTGAAATATGAAAATTTTGGCCTCTGCATGTTCTAACTTAAATTAGAAAACTTCGAAGCTTTGGAGGCTTGTATTTTGTTACTTTTCTGACTTGCAACAGCTAGATTTGTGCTTACGTTTTCTACTGAACATGTGATCAGTTACTTTTGTTGCACAGTTTGGTATCCGTGGATTTCTAATGTGACACTAATTATTATTTTCTATATATGGTCTTATTCCTGTGTCCTTTTAGCAAGAATGCCGATGACAAAGCACTTGAAAGTTGCCATCATTGATAGCAATCCTGCATTATCTAGCGGACTCTCAATCAAGAAAGAAGACCCCCCTGATGCAAGGGTCAGTACAGTAACACCTGCAACTATATCTCTCTTCAAAGGTATTTAAATTTCAGTGTGGTTTTTCGCTTTTTTCTGTGACATCATTTCCTCATCTTCATCCACCAGACATCATGTTAAAAAACTCAATTATATACTGTGCAAATCTAGTTAGCCTGTATTCCCCCATTCTATAGGATGTTAGCTACATCCTTATCTATTTTTATTTCACAATGCCATAAGGGTTAGATACATGTTACGTAAAGAGAACAAATGGTGCATATGTTTTGAACTTGCTATAACGACAGATATATTACAGATATTGGCGCTTGGAAATATGTTGAACAGCATCGACATGCATATTTTGATCAAATGCAGGTAACATACTTTCTGTTTTACAAATTTAAGGTGTAACTAGATTGATTGAAATTCATTCGTTTTGTCCATCGACTTGCTTAATGTGCTGAAATCTGGATAATGGTCCATTCTTTATTTACAGAAGACTTATGATCTCAATCAGTTGTCTGCCAAGTAATTCATGTTTATCCTGTTCATTTACGTATATCTAGTTGTGAGGATTGAAGTATCTATAGTTGTACCCACATAATCTTCAATCTTGGACATGCATGTTGTAGTCACTGTACAAATTGCCAATATGTTATAATGGACTACAAATAGTGATAGAGTGATTGATCGGACTAGTGCATTCTGAGAAGGTGGAATGATAGAAGTTGATCTTTATTGTCAGATAGTCTGTCAGTAATCATTATGGATGTTATAGAGAAGATAATGGGGAATTGAAAGTCAAATAATTTTGAGTAATTTGCAAGAGAACCATTAAGATGCACCCACTCTCTCTGACAAGTAAAATAGTACTCCTAATCATAAGAATTTCCCTAGAGAAAGGGGAATGTAAAGTATTTCATATCATGCATAAGTAGTTCTTATCATGCATGTTTCGTACTTCTTCTGGAAATGAAGACTAGTTCTCACAGCATGTTCTTTGTCCCATAGACATGGTAGTTTTCAGTTTAATTGATGATATCTCAAAGTTAACTGTACTGAACTTACTTATTCTTTCATGATATTTTCTAGGTTTGGGACTATACTGGCTTAGGATATACGAGATACGATGCAAGAGATGTACATAAAGAATATCTGGGGTAAGAAGTAGAGAAATTTTATTTTTGTTATTTATCTATACTAGGAGGATACATGCTGATATTGACCTCTGATCAGGTGTGTAGTGGAGAATAAAGTGCTGCAGAGTTCTCTTTTGTCATGCATGCAGGTATAACATAGCCATATGTTTAATTACTTTACTTTGTTACAAGCGAAACACGTAATCATCAGTGTGGTACCTTGTTTCTGATTTATGGTTTGATTTTCATTTCTTGCATTCAAGTCTTGAAACTTTGCACAGCTATACTTATTGATGCTTTAACAGGATACAGATTTCCAGAAGACTATTTACCCTTCCATATTGTCCTCAATGGCTTTAAATCCAAGCATTCTATCTATGGGGGTGAAAAGCACATCATCTGGGTTGAATGAGCGAGGAAATTTAGCAAAACTGGATCTAAGTGATGGCAATAGTCTATATGCAAAGTTGGTGGTAAGTTAAATACATTTGAAAGAGTTCTACTCCCCTTTAAATAGATAATAGGATCAACTAAAATGTCTGTTATGAACTTAGGATGAAGTTGCATATCTTATCCTTAAGTTATAAGTTGGGATCAAATTGCATATTGCTTATTGCAGGTTGGAGCTGATGGGTCCAAGTCACGTGTTAGGGAGTTAGCAGGATTCAAAACGACTGGTTGGAAATACTCACAGAATGCAATCATTTGCACTGTAGAGCATACTGCAGAAAATCGAAGTGCATGGCAAAGATTCCTACCTACCGGACCAATTGCACTTTTGCCCATTGGTGATAATTTCAGTAACATTGTTTGGACTATGAACCCACAAGAAGCAACTGACCGTAAATTAATGGTCGAGGATGATTTTGTGAAAAACGTAAATTATGCTCTTGATTATGGATTTGGCCCTCATCCTAAGTCGAGCAACTTTGGAAGTGGAGGAATATTTTCTTGGTTTAAGACAGACACAACTATTTCTGCTAATGAGTGCTTCAAAGTTCCACTGAAAGTGGTGAAGTTGGCATCTGAAAGAATGGTGTTTCCCTTGTCTTTGATGCATGCCAATAACTATGCGTCAAAGCATGTGGTTCTAATTGGCGATGCAGCACACACTGTTCACCCTTTGGCTGGGCAAGGAGTTAATCTGGGTTTTGGTGATGCATTTGCTCTTTCAAGAATAATTTCTGAGGGCATTGCAGTGGGAACAGATATTGCTGAGGTGGGTGGTTTTTTGCTTTTTCTTGTGTTAAGATATTAAATCTACTTTTGGTCATTGGAAGTTTATGATATTCGAGGCCAGTTCACTTGTATATCTTGTGATTTTGTGAAAGTTGGTTTACCTAGGAGACATGGATGTCTATTTAGTAGTCTTTGGAATCATTAACAAAAGTCAAGGGTTTAACTATTAAACGTATGAAAGAAAATTACAGTATGAAGCCATATATAAATGAATCATAATCATATCTGTTTATCATAATTACAATCAAGGTCTTATTCAAGTATTGCTTGACCATAGCTGCATTCTGAGTTAGAAAATATCTGTTGTTTCCTTTAGTGATATGCAGTAGGAAATGACATATCAGTGGTAAGTGGATTCCATTTTTTGTACAGAAAATCAGGTTTACATTCCTCATCATTATTTCATGGGATTCATTTGATAGAAGTAGTTCTAATCTTATGCAGGTCAATTTGTTAAAGAGATATGAAGCAGAGAGGAAAACGGCTAATGTTACAATGATGGCAATCCTAGATGGTTTCCAAAGGGCTTACTCAGTTGATTTTGGACCTTTAAATGTTCTACGTGCTGCTGCATTCCACGGAGCACAGTACATTCCACCTCTTAAAAGGAGTATAATCTCATATGCATCAGGGGACCAGAGATTGCCAATATTCTCTTGAGACTACTGTAAATATTTTGAGGTATTTTCCTTATCTCATCTTGTAAAAGAACAACTGACCTGTTTTAGTTTTTTCAGAACAAAAGAAAAACTGACCTGTTTTGGCATTGAAAATAAACAATAAGTTTCACCGACTTGTTTTAATTCCACTAGCTTGTGTATGTGTTGTTATCGGGCATCCTGAATTTTTGAATTATTCAAGATAGGCTCAGTTTGAAGTGAAACCTAACTGAACTACTGAAGTAACTTGATGTGATTTACGAACCAAGTATCATAGTTTGAGTTTTGTACATGTACTTGAGGAGGAATTTCAGGAACTAAAAATCAAGGTTGCCGGGTTCGTTTTGAAGTAGAATAACTTGAAACAATAACCACAAACAATTTGGTTGAAGTAGAATAACTTGAAACCGTTTACCAGCCTACCAACACTCAATACAGATTAAAATCAATGCGAAGCCGGAAGTACACTTTCCCTGAAATGTATTACTCATCAAAGTTGCTATCCCTCGAGCTATGAAGAAATCACCAGTACCTTCAATCACTGAAATGTCCCTGGCCTTGCCCATCAAATGATCAACACCACAAAAGTTGAAGCTTCCTCCAGTGTTTTTGGTGTTGTTGAACACGAAGGAGAAGCCAAGCCAACTTAGCCAAGCAGCGAATATCTCTCTCTTGCCATAGAAAGAGAAGCTTTGTGCACGATGAAGTGTGGCTGAATGCACATTGTTGTCCAAGTTAATGGGGTCATCGAAGGTGAGAATGCCACCCAAATGGTTTTCTCTTGCCACTTTGCCAGTATGGTTCTGTTCGCATGTTCTCCATCGTACAAAACCTCATTGCCGTAAAACACCATCCTTCTCTTGCCGGTCGCTGTGGCCGCGGAGCCAGATATGAGGAGGAAGAAGAGGGAAAGCGCCAAAATTGGTGTTGCACTAGCCATGTCTAGAAGGGTATGCAATAACAAGTTTAATCTTTGACAAGTTGGGAGTCTAGATGGTGTAAATAAATCCAGACTGGAGAAAGGTTTCTGAGACAATTTGCATGCTTCCGTTAATGTTTTTAAAGTAATTAGCTTGGCTTGCACAGTACTCTTAAAGATTAAAACCAAATGGGAAAGGAATTTGTTCTCTTGTTCTTGGAACGTGGCCACTGGCTGTATTGTCTTGCATGCTCATATCACTTCGTTTGTACGACTAACATACTCATTGGGGTCACCCAGCAAAATTTATAGGACTTCTCTTCCTGATTAATCAAGAAAAATGTCTTCAACAAATCTTGTATAATAGAAGTTCTAGTTTCTAATTATGAGTGGCATAAATATCTTGCCATTGGTTTGGTTCTTCACATCAGCACAATAATGTGATCCTCGACTACTATAGTAAATTTACCAATACTATTTGGCAAGACCGCAAGACGAACTTTTAGTTTCAAGAGGAAAGGGAAGTTGATCAAGTGGGGGAATTGATCTTCTATTATAACATCGTTTTAGGAAGTTGAATGAGCTTTAATATACACACTCACCGACTCACATACTCACAGATTTGCCTTGTTTGTTAATCCACTATAGTTTAGGCAGACTGTCTTTGTGTAGTTGGTAACCTGCCAAAAAATGAGACATCATCATGCTATTACAAGACTAATTAGGAGGCACCTCCTAATCAATTCAAGGAGTACAACATTCGAGGCATTAGTTATAATTCAGACATAACTAATTTGTAATAAACAAAAATACGTTTTTCTTTCGCTTTCTAAGTGTATAAATGATTTCTAAGTATATAAATGAGATCGATAGAAAGAGTAGAAAGTAGGAAATGTACACAAGGGGAGTAAAGCATATAAACTAAAGCAAAACCTTCTCATTACGTTTGCTAGCTAAATTAACACAATGTAACAAAGAGTGGAGCCACCACCAAATAGATCGATAAAGATTTATGATTGACACATTGAATATCGATTTTTCTGTTCATTTTTTCTTTTCTACCTACTCATGCCTGTATATAGTATAACGTAAGAAATCTAACATATTGACCCATGCACTCAATTCCCCACAACAGGAAAAAAAGAAAAGTAGGGCCTTATAAGTTTATAACCACCCCCAACATGCAAGCCGTACTAATAGACACCGTGGACTCGTTAGTTACTCACCTTTCACTCAGACATCGACACTCAAACCACTTTCACCAGTTTAACTAAACTTCTAATCGAATCGAAGTTGACACCCAACAGAATATCACATACGAGTTATGTCATGGATTCATAGTCTCTTTGTGCCAAATCATTTATGTGTAATGGGAGTTTGCTAATTATTAAGCTAAATGGTCTCATGTGTTTAACATCATGTGAGAAATTTCAACAAATTTTCAGTTTAGTTGATCCAACACATGCAACAATTTGAGAATCACTCTATGTTGCGAATTCAAATATTGAAAATCCACATCCTTACATCACATTGTATAATATAATGAACAAATTAAACTAGCTCACATCTGTTTTTTGTTTCAATCGAAATCTCATTAGACAATCAAAACAGGAAAATATTACAATAAAAATGCTGATAACCCAATAAACTAGATTGCCGGGTTGATGGGCCAAAATGAAAGACCAAACTCAGCTTTTTTTAGCTGCATAAAACTCGACTAAAAAGTTAAACAAATGGAAAACAATGCCATGGACTCAAAACCTAGCAACAACAAATACTTAGTGATCGTGCTGGTCACAATGTATTCTTTACCAACACTCGTACAATTTAATGTCAACTTTGAGACGGAAATAGACTTCACCCTCAAATGCATCAGTCATCAAGGTAGCAATCCCTCTAGTCATGAAGAAGTCACCAGTTCCACCAATAACCGAAATGTCTCTGGTCTTGTTCATCAATGGATCAGCACCAGCAAAGTTGATGCTCCCTCTGTGTTGGGTTGAGTTGAACACGAAGGAGAACCCGAGCCATGCAGTGAATATATCTTTCTTGTCGTACAAGTAAAAGCCTTGAGCACGACCAACCGGGGTTGAGTGCAAATTGTTGTCCAAAGTGATTGGATCGTCGAACACAACCATATTCCCAAAATGATTTTTCCCTGTCAATATGGTCTTGTTGCCCCAAGCGGGTGCACCCACAATTGCTGCTGTGGCATTCTTGGAGTTTCTACCATTGTAGATGATATCGTGGAAATAGAAAACGAGGCGTTTGCAAGGGAGAGGACGGCGAGGGTGAGGCCTGGATTTGAGGGTAGGGGAAGCTGTTAAGGTTCCAAAGAGAAGGAAGAAGAGGAAGAGAATGGGAGCTAAACTTTTTGACTCCATTGCTGTAGTCCTAGTATAAAGAACCGGAAGTGTGCTGTGAGTAATGAAGGGGTTGTGACCATGTCACCCCATTATATAGGACTAAAAAGAGATTGGAGAATGTTAAACTAGGGTGCCTAGTGTTGGCAAAAGCTTGGCTTGAAAGACATTCTAGGTGGACTGCTCAGATTGTGGACTAGTTCATTTTATTAGCTTCTAGTCTAAGATTAACTTAATCATTGGTGCATGACTTGAGTTCTGGGGACCAAGTAGTGGAGGCTTGGGAATGAATCAAAAAATTAACAACAAGTTTACAAAGAAAATCCAGAGAACTATTCGATCAGCATTATTAGTTTTTCCTATAAATATTTTTGCAAACTATCAATTCTGATCACAGGCTCAGATTTGAGTGTACGTGATGAAGATATAATTTAACAGTGAAGAGAT encodes the following:
- the LOC101300256 gene encoding GDT1-like protein 1, chloroplastic-like translates to MRSLTLSESVLGAHSPFKPPNKPLCSSCYLQSFKVRSKKQYLQNPCIVSSRYSSMRFANKCDEWFGRILQASDNLDGIELREGNSKRCRVIRGPTGTVDDSVALDEAPMSTHLWKAMLLFGFLTLQGSEPALALPDLASVLQSVPFLEDLGDISTGFASAFLLIFFSELGDKTFFIAALLAARNSAAVVFAGTFSALAAMTVISVGLGRTFHYVDEILPFRFGDTDLPIDDIAAALLLVYFGVSTLRDAASSDGKAEDEQREAELAVSEFTGNGAGILAAASTVISTFALVFVAEWGDKSFFSTIALAAASSPLGVIGGALAGHGVATLLAVLGGSILGTFLSEKTIAYVGGVLFLVFAAVTVVEIVKITSRMATIAKSLALIVLFSLTSKGFCDKCVLGNIEIGTSRSGAVVAGKPEWNVVVKNNCQCTQSLITVSCQGFQSSSPVDPKKLTKHGDKCIINMGKPLPGFASVSFSYAWDPPFNLVPVSSVVIPC
- the LOC101298602 gene encoding ubiquinone biosynthesis monooxygenase COQ6-like is translated as MNSLIRRKLVENGYRLKVPHKGFCTGAAARVSSSNGAPPSNDHVGQQKSSDRGEPYDVAIVGGGMVGMAFACSLARMPMTKHLKVAIIDSNPALSSGLSIKKEDPPDARVSTVTPATISLFKDIGAWKYVEQHRHAYFDQMQVWDYTGLGYTRYDARDVHKEYLGCVVENKVLQSSLLSCMQDTDFQKTIYPSILSSMALNPSILSMGVKSTSSGLNERGNLAKLDLSDGNSLYAKLVVGADGSKSRVRELAGFKTTGWKYSQNAIICTVEHTAENRSAWQRFLPTGPIALLPIGDNFSNIVWTMNPQEATDRKLMVEDDFVKNVNYALDYGFGPHPKSSNFGSGGIFSWFKTDTTISANECFKVPLKVVKLASERMVFPLSLMHANNYASKHVVLIGDAAHTVHPLAGQGVNLGFGDAFALSRIISEGIAVGTDIAEVNLLKRYEAERKTANVTMMAILDGFQRAYSVDFGPLNVLRAAAFHGAQYIPPLKRSIISYASGDQRLPIFS
- the LOC101298889 gene encoding disease resistance response protein 206-like; the encoded protein is MESKSLAPILFLFFLLFGTLTASPTLKSRPHPRRPLPCKRLVFYFHDIIYNGRNSKNATAAIVGAPAWGNKTILTGKNHFGNMVVFDDPITLDNNLHSTPVGRAQGFYLYDKKDIFTAWLGFSFVFNSTQHRGSINFAGADPLMNKTRDISVIGGTGDFFMTRGIATLMTDAFEGEVYFRLKVDIKLYECW